Proteins from one Gossypium raimondii isolate GPD5lz chromosome 8, ASM2569854v1, whole genome shotgun sequence genomic window:
- the LOC105791305 gene encoding protein HLB1, whose product MSETTEGSELQNGFQPQPRPEPEPESELKVESQPEQQPEEELKPEPVVTDADPKPEPNNESSIQSNETTKQASTDQVAPPGRRKDEENRTFTMRELLSELKSDEDDAGSPYSQENTQRQSYQNNAAMELINSVTGTDEEGRSRQRILVYAARRYATALERNPEDYDALYNWALVLQESADNVSPDSTSPSKDALLEEACKKYDEATRLCPTLHDAFYNWAIAISDRAKMRGRTKEAEELWEQATKNYEKAVQLNWNSPQALNNWGLALQELSAIVPAREKQKIVRTAISKFRAAIQLQFDFHRAIYNLGTVLYGLAEDTLRQGSPNLKEVSPDELYSQSAIYIAAAHALKPNYSVYSSALRLVRSMLPLPHLKDGYLTAPPVGNSMAPHGAWKRTEFFLNHEALQQVIRVDQRQITRSLSGRTSDVTDMDKRAIRVDIPDIVSVSACADLTLPPGAGLCIDTTSGPVFLVADSWESLDGWLDAIRLVYTIYARGKTDILAGIITG is encoded by the exons ATGTCCGAAACGACTGAGGGATCCGAACTTCAAAATGGTTTCCAGCCACAACCCCGACCCGAACCCGAACCGGAATCGGAATTGAAAGTAGAATCTCAACCTGAACAACAACCGGAAGAGGAGCTGAAACCGGAACCTGTAGTAACTGATGCCGATCCGAAGCCGGAGCCGAACAATGAGAGCTCGATCCAATCGAATGAGACGACCAAACAAGCTTCAACCGACCAAGTTGCTCCTCCAGGGCGGCGTAAAGATGAGGAGAACCGGACTTTCACGATGAGAGAATTGCTAAGTGAATTGAAAAGCGACGAAGATGATGCAGGGTCTCCTTACAG TCAAGAAAACACGCAACGTCAGTCCTACCAAAATAATGCTGCAATGGAGTTGATCAATAGTGTCACTGGTACGGATGAGGAAGGCAGGTCTCGTCAACGGATTCTTGTATATGCTGCCAGGAG GTATGCTACTGCACTGGAGAGAAACCCAGAAGATTATGACGCTCTCTACAATTGGGCATTGGTTCTTCAG GAAAGTGCAGATAATGTTAGTCCAGATTCTACTTCACCTTCTAAAGATGCCTTGCTAGAGGAGGCTTGTAAAAAGTATGACGAGGCTACTCGTCTTTGCCCAACACTTCATGAT GCTTTCTACAACTGGGCTATAGCAATCTCTGATCGAGCAAAAATGCGTGGTCGGACCAAAGAGGCTGAAGAACTATGGGAGCAG GCAAcaaaaaactatgaaaaagcTGTCCAGCTCAACTGGAATAGCCCCCAG GCTCTAAACAATTGGGGACTTGCTCTTCAG GAACTCAGTGCTATTGTTCCAGCTCGGGAGAAGCAAAAAATTGTCAGGACTGCAATTAGTAAG TTTCGTGCTGCAATACAGTTGCAATTTGATTTCCATCGAGCAATATACAACCTTGGAACTGTTCTG TATGGACTAGCTGAGGATACCTTAAGACAAGGTTCGCCGAATCTGAAAGAAGTTTCCCCAGATGAGCTGTATAGCCAGTCTGCTATCTATATTGCGGCTGCTCATGCACTGAAACCAAATTACTCG GTTTACAGCAGTGCCTTGAGGCTTGTTCGTTCAATG CTACCTTTACCCCATCTTAAGGATGGGTATCTTACTGCACCACCAGTAGGAAATTCAATGGCTCCTCATGGTGCTTGGAAGAGAACAGAGTTCTTTTTGAATCATGAAGCACTTCAACAG GTCATCAGAGTTGATCAGAGACAAATTACCCGGAGCCTCTCTGGAAGAACTTCAGATGTAACAGATATGGACAAAAGGGCTATAAGAGTTGATATTCCAGATATTGTTTCTGTATCAGCATGTGCTGATCTGACTTTACCACCAGGTGCAGGTCTCTGTATCGATACCACCTCTGGTCCAGTTTTCTTG GTTGCTGACTCGTGGGAATCACTAGACGGATGGCTTGACGCCATTCGCTTAGTTTACACAATTTATGCACGAGGTAAGACTGATATTCTGGCGGGTATCATTACGGGCTAA